From Micromonospora sp. NBC_01699, a single genomic window includes:
- a CDS encoding polysaccharide deacetylase family protein, whose product MSDGGGPERAPGRGRPQWTVVLVAVVALVAVGIVVAVAGPTGRPSPATARLARNAVPTVPATAQPTTSPTPAGVYAARLPRFPAAPTPEPVTVPTGASAGWYSRIPTTQPVAFITIDDGWIKRPEARQLLAEARVPATLFLTVNAIKDNPDYFRQLQLAAPNLAIEAHTLTHQGLRGKSYATQRREICGSADQLASLYGRRPLLFRPPFGEKDATTLRATHDCGLKAAFFWTESVDKGKVRYQGEHRIHPGDIILMHFRERFVDDFIAALNAIHAAGLTPAVLGDYIR is encoded by the coding sequence ATGAGCGATGGTGGCGGACCCGAGCGGGCGCCGGGCCGGGGTAGGCCACAGTGGACGGTCGTACTGGTCGCGGTCGTGGCGCTGGTCGCGGTGGGGATCGTCGTCGCGGTGGCGGGACCGACCGGCAGACCGAGCCCGGCGACCGCCCGGCTGGCCCGAAACGCCGTACCGACGGTCCCGGCGACCGCCCAGCCCACCACCTCGCCCACCCCGGCCGGCGTCTACGCGGCCCGGCTGCCGCGCTTCCCGGCAGCGCCGACGCCGGAACCGGTGACCGTGCCGACCGGTGCCTCGGCCGGCTGGTACTCGCGCATCCCCACCACCCAGCCGGTCGCGTTCATCACCATCGACGACGGCTGGATCAAGCGGCCGGAGGCACGCCAACTGCTCGCCGAGGCGCGGGTGCCGGCGACCCTGTTCCTCACCGTCAACGCGATCAAGGACAACCCGGACTACTTCCGGCAACTCCAACTCGCCGCCCCGAACCTGGCGATCGAGGCGCACACCCTGACCCACCAGGGGCTGCGGGGCAAGTCGTACGCGACCCAGCGGCGCGAAATCTGCGGCTCGGCCGACCAGCTCGCCAGCCTGTACGGCCGCCGCCCGCTACTGTTCCGGCCACCGTTCGGCGAGAAGGACGCCACCACCCTGCGGGCCACCCACGACTGCGGGCTGAAGGCGGCGTTCTTCTGGACCGAGTCGGTGGACAAGGGCAAGGTGCGCTACCAGGGTGAACACAGGATCCACCCCGGCGACATCATCCTGATGCACTTCCGGGAACGGTTCGTCGACGACTTCATCGCCGCGCTGAACGCCATCCACGCCGCCGGGCTGACCCCGGCCGTCCTCGGCGACTACATCCGCTGA
- a CDS encoding cellulase family glycosylhydrolase, with amino-acid sequence MNRFRRLVTLVSATALAVTCAVLVAPGAYAATASFTKTQDWGSGYEALFTVRNNTATAITSWRVEFDLAVGSTIGSSWDATRTSSGDHHSFGNVSWNGTLAAGASTTFGFTVAGTGTPTNCTVNGTSCAGGGGGGDTQPPTVPGNLRSTSVTSTSVSLAWNAATDNTAVTGYDIYRGGTLATTVTGTSGTVGGLAASTAYSFTVRARDAAGNLSAASNQVSATTAPGGGGGTTPAAINGQLRVCGTKLCNRYGRPIQLRGMSTHGIQWYAQCVNNNSLDALANDWRADVLRISMYIQEDGYETDPRGFTDRVHDYIERATARGLYAIVDWHMLTPGDPNFNLSRARTFFTEIASRHKDKTNILYEVANEPNGVGWPAIKSYAEQIIPVIRAQDPDGVVLVGTRAWSSLGLSDGASETEVVNNPVNATNIMYTFHFYAASHGASYLNALSRAADRIPMFVTEFGTQTASGDGANNFTQAQAYLDLMATKQISWVNWNFSDDFRSGAVFNTGTCNGTTYTGTTVLKPAGIWIRDRTRTPDTFPTT; translated from the coding sequence ATGAACAGATTCCGTCGGCTGGTGACGCTGGTGTCCGCCACCGCGCTGGCCGTGACCTGCGCCGTACTCGTCGCGCCGGGCGCGTACGCGGCGACCGCCAGCTTCACCAAGACCCAGGACTGGGGCAGCGGCTACGAGGCCCTGTTCACCGTACGCAACAACACGGCTACCGCGATCACGAGTTGGCGGGTCGAGTTCGACCTCGCCGTCGGCTCCACCATCGGCAGCTCCTGGGACGCCACCCGGACCAGCTCCGGTGACCACCACAGCTTCGGCAACGTGTCCTGGAACGGCACCCTCGCCGCCGGTGCCAGCACCACCTTCGGCTTCACCGTCGCCGGCACCGGCACCCCGACCAACTGCACGGTGAACGGCACCTCCTGTGCCGGCGGCGGTGGCGGCGGCGACACCCAGCCACCGACCGTGCCCGGCAACCTACGTAGCACCTCGGTCACCTCGACCAGCGTCTCGCTCGCCTGGAACGCCGCCACCGACAACACCGCCGTGACCGGCTACGACATCTACCGGGGCGGGACCCTCGCGACCACGGTCACCGGCACCAGCGGCACCGTCGGCGGGCTGGCCGCGTCGACCGCGTACAGCTTCACGGTCCGCGCCCGCGACGCCGCCGGCAACCTGTCGGCGGCGAGCAACCAGGTCAGCGCGACCACCGCCCCCGGTGGTGGCGGCGGCACCACCCCGGCGGCGATCAACGGCCAGCTCCGGGTCTGCGGCACCAAGCTCTGCAACCGGTACGGTCGCCCGATCCAGCTGCGCGGCATGAGCACCCACGGCATCCAGTGGTACGCCCAGTGTGTCAACAACAACTCCCTCGACGCGCTCGCCAACGACTGGCGCGCCGACGTGCTGCGCATCTCCATGTACATCCAGGAGGACGGTTACGAGACCGACCCGCGCGGCTTCACCGACCGGGTGCACGACTACATCGAGCGGGCCACCGCCCGTGGCCTCTATGCCATCGTCGACTGGCACATGCTCACCCCCGGCGACCCGAACTTCAACCTGAGCCGGGCCCGCACCTTCTTCACCGAGATCGCCAGCCGCCACAAGGACAAGACCAACATCCTGTACGAGGTGGCCAACGAGCCGAACGGCGTCGGCTGGCCGGCGATCAAGTCGTACGCCGAGCAGATCATCCCGGTGATCCGGGCCCAGGACCCCGACGGTGTGGTGCTGGTCGGCACCCGTGCCTGGTCCTCGCTCGGCCTTTCCGACGGTGCCAGCGAGACCGAGGTGGTCAACAACCCGGTCAACGCCACCAACATCATGTACACCTTCCACTTCTACGCCGCCTCGCACGGGGCGTCGTACCTCAACGCGCTGTCGCGGGCCGCCGACCGGATCCCGATGTTCGTCACCGAGTTCGGCACCCAGACCGCCTCCGGCGACGGTGCGAACAACTTCACCCAGGCGCAGGCGTACCTCGACCTGATGGCGACCAAGCAGATCAGCTGGGTGAACTGGAACTTCTCCGACGACTTCCGCTCCGGCGCCGTCTTCAACACCGGCACCTGCAACGGCACCACCTACACCGGCACCACAGTGCTGAAGCCCGCCGGCATCTGGATCCGCGACCGCACCCGCACCCCCGACACCTTCCCCACCACCTAA
- a CDS encoding ABC transporter permease subunit — translation MNLVQAELERLGARRFVQLMLVLLVAAFAVTVATTVAGSHQPTANELEQAREDVRDQAVANERWLRECRASLEGTTPEQTGGKSVADCEVFASGPPRIEDHLSGVFVFERQMPGLIYFLITFLALFGFLVGASYIGADLNSGGMTNLLLWRPQRLTVLGTKLGTLLGGVLGVSMVASALYLGAFWLVGETRGYPGTLDGDFWNMILTTTIRGWILTLLVTAVGFAIAVLGRHTAAALGVLAGYTVLWEGGARIVMQIIDAPRPDVLMLSSYVGAWILGQIRLTEQDRVCDPGPAGFCQVSDYMLHWPTALLVLLVVVGGLVLGSFAAFRRRDLA, via the coding sequence GTGAATCTGGTCCAGGCCGAGCTGGAGCGGCTGGGTGCCCGACGGTTCGTCCAGCTCATGCTGGTGTTGCTGGTGGCCGCGTTCGCGGTGACCGTCGCGACCACCGTCGCCGGCTCGCACCAACCCACGGCCAACGAGTTGGAGCAGGCGCGCGAGGACGTACGGGACCAGGCCGTCGCGAACGAACGCTGGCTGCGTGAATGTCGGGCCAGCCTGGAGGGGACGACGCCGGAGCAGACCGGTGGGAAGAGTGTGGCCGACTGCGAGGTCTTCGCGTCCGGGCCGCCCCGGATCGAGGACCACCTGTCCGGGGTCTTCGTCTTCGAACGGCAGATGCCGGGGCTGATCTACTTCCTGATCACGTTCCTCGCGCTGTTCGGATTCCTGGTCGGGGCGTCGTACATCGGTGCCGACCTGAACTCCGGCGGGATGACGAACCTGCTGCTCTGGCGACCGCAGCGGCTGACCGTACTCGGCACCAAGCTGGGCACCCTGCTCGGCGGCGTACTCGGGGTGTCGATGGTCGCGTCGGCGCTGTATCTGGGCGCGTTCTGGCTGGTCGGCGAGACGCGCGGTTATCCGGGCACGCTGGACGGGGACTTCTGGAACATGATCCTGACCACCACGATCCGGGGTTGGATCCTGACGTTGCTGGTGACCGCGGTGGGCTTCGCCATCGCCGTCCTGGGCCGGCACACCGCCGCCGCCCTGGGCGTGCTCGCCGGGTACACGGTGCTCTGGGAGGGCGGCGCCCGGATCGTCATGCAGATCATCGACGCGCCGCGGCCGGACGTCCTGATGCTCTCCAGTTATGTCGGCGCCTGGATTCTCGGCCAGATCCGCCTCACCGAACAGGACCGCGTCTGCGATCCCGGCCCCGCCGGCTTCTGCCAGGTCTCGGACTACATGTTGCACTGGCCGACGGCGCTGCTGGTGCTGCTGGTCGTGGTGGGTGGCCTCGTGCTCGGCTCGTTCGCCGCCTTCCGTCGGCGGGACCTGGCCTGA
- a CDS encoding ABC transporter ATP-binding protein: MTRRPTLRGGCRPWGAVRGAWLDGPVPTDLVHNVAGAAAAGPTPSPADDDLVIDLAGVNVVRTGAYLLRDLSWRVELDERWVVLGPNGAGKTTLLNLAGGRSHPTSGTVHVLGERVGRTDLAELRTRIGLTTAGLAERIPAEESVRDVVLTAAWSVVGRWRESYDAVDEARARALLDQFGVAGLADRRYGTLSEGERKRVQIARALMTDPELLLLDEPAAGLDLGGREDLVGRLARLARDPDAPALVLITHHVEEIPPGFTHALLLREGGIVAQGLVGDTITADNLSRTFGLNLTVERSGDRFTARAA, translated from the coding sequence ATGACACGGCGCCCCACCTTACGGGGAGGGTGCCGTCCGTGGGGGGCGGTGCGGGGTGCGTGGTTGGATGGACCGGTGCCTACTGACCTGGTTCACAACGTCGCCGGTGCCGCTGCCGCCGGCCCGACCCCGAGTCCGGCCGACGACGACCTGGTGATCGATCTCGCCGGGGTGAACGTGGTCCGCACCGGTGCGTACCTGCTGCGGGACCTGAGCTGGCGGGTGGAACTGGACGAGCGCTGGGTGGTGCTCGGCCCGAACGGCGCGGGCAAGACCACGCTGCTCAACCTGGCCGGCGGCCGGTCGCACCCGACCAGCGGCACGGTGCACGTGCTGGGCGAGCGGGTCGGCCGGACCGACCTGGCCGAGTTGCGGACCCGGATCGGCCTCACCACCGCCGGCCTGGCCGAGCGGATCCCGGCCGAGGAGTCCGTACGCGACGTGGTGCTGACCGCGGCCTGGTCGGTGGTCGGCCGGTGGCGGGAGAGCTACGACGCGGTGGACGAGGCGCGGGCGCGGGCGCTGCTGGACCAGTTCGGTGTCGCCGGGCTGGCCGACCGGCGCTATGGCACCCTGTCCGAGGGGGAGCGCAAGCGGGTGCAGATCGCCCGTGCCCTGATGACCGATCCCGAGTTGCTGCTGCTCGACGAGCCGGCGGCCGGGTTGGATCTGGGTGGGCGCGAGGACCTGGTCGGCCGGTTGGCCCGGCTGGCCCGGGACCCGGACGCCCCGGCGCTGGTGCTGATCACCCATCACGTGGAGGAGATCCCGCCGGGCTTCACCCACGCGCTGCTGCTGCGCGAGGGCGGCATCGTGGCACAGGGCCTGGTCGGTGACACCATCACCGCCGACAACCTGTCTCGTACGTTCGGGCTGAACCTCACCGTCGAGCGCTCCGGTGACCGTTTCACCGCCCGCGCCGCCTGA
- a CDS encoding LLM class flavin-dependent oxidoreductase, which yields MAIGVMYRCDSPPEQLPAYARLVERLGYDELWVVEDCFFTGAVSAAAVAASVTETLRIGIGILPAAFRNPALAAMELSNLERLFPGRILPGFGHGMPDWVRQVGAHHPSSLAVLGETVTAVRALLAGETVTVDGQYAKLDNVKLAFPPTEPPPISTGVRGARSLRLSGQVADGTILAECASPAYLRWARDLIDAGRTDAGRQDDPHRLTVYGFLDYDSDRSNARRAIAGRFVGGPPLTAADDDLADEIAALVAAHPEVDALAQALPESYVDRFAIAGTPQQCAASITALANASADSLILIPPNDPHLAVTQITLAAEHLLPLLP from the coding sequence ATGGCAATCGGAGTGATGTACCGCTGCGACAGCCCACCGGAGCAGCTTCCGGCGTACGCCCGGCTGGTGGAACGGCTCGGCTACGACGAGCTCTGGGTGGTCGAGGACTGCTTCTTCACCGGGGCGGTGTCGGCCGCCGCGGTCGCCGCCTCGGTCACCGAGACGCTCAGGATCGGCATCGGCATCCTGCCCGCCGCGTTCCGTAATCCCGCCCTGGCCGCGATGGAGCTGAGCAACCTGGAACGGCTCTTCCCCGGCCGGATCCTGCCCGGCTTCGGCCACGGCATGCCGGACTGGGTACGCCAGGTCGGCGCCCACCACCCGTCCTCACTGGCGGTGCTCGGCGAGACGGTCACCGCCGTACGCGCCCTGCTGGCCGGCGAGACGGTCACCGTCGACGGTCAGTACGCCAAGCTGGACAACGTCAAGCTCGCGTTCCCGCCGACCGAACCGCCCCCGATCTCGACCGGCGTACGCGGTGCCCGGTCACTGCGACTGTCCGGGCAGGTGGCCGACGGCACGATCCTGGCCGAGTGCGCGAGCCCGGCGTACCTGCGCTGGGCGCGGGACCTGATCGACGCCGGCCGTACCGACGCCGGCCGGCAGGACGACCCGCACCGGCTGACCGTCTACGGTTTCCTCGACTACGACTCCGACCGGTCGAACGCCCGCCGCGCGATCGCCGGCCGGTTCGTCGGCGGCCCGCCGCTGACCGCCGCCGACGACGACCTGGCCGACGAGATTGCCGCCCTGGTGGCCGCCCACCCCGAGGTGGACGCCCTGGCGCAGGCTCTCCCGGAGAGCTACGTGGACCGCTTCGCGATAGCCGGTACCCCCCAGCAGTGCGCCGCCTCGATAACCGCCCTGGCCAACGCCTCCGCCGACTCGCTCATCCTCATTCCCCCCAACGACCCCCACCTAGCGGTAACCCAAATCACCCTAGCCGCCGAACACCTCCTCCCCCTCCTCCCCTGA
- a CDS encoding DUF6232 family protein: MTVYYRDDTVQVTSELVQAGGHRVPVAELTYVWHTRGPGSLRSRSRLLGRGALIFLLSVPPLIATVCVVSLAYAAQDRGNWLLAGAILGVCAVGALALTPFLEVPLGWLDRSYDRGSGVYELWVQRQGQELMLLQISDALRFGQIYRAVQRAVEQHGDRP; this comes from the coding sequence GTGACGGTCTATTACCGGGACGACACGGTGCAGGTAACCTCCGAGTTGGTCCAGGCCGGCGGTCACCGGGTTCCGGTCGCCGAACTGACGTACGTCTGGCACACCCGCGGTCCTGGCTCGCTGCGGTCCCGCTCCCGGCTGCTCGGCCGCGGCGCGCTCATCTTCCTGCTCTCGGTTCCGCCGCTGATCGCGACGGTCTGCGTGGTGTCGCTCGCCTACGCCGCCCAGGACCGGGGAAACTGGCTGCTCGCGGGCGCGATCCTCGGCGTCTGCGCGGTGGGCGCGCTGGCCCTGACGCCGTTCCTGGAGGTCCCGCTCGGCTGGCTGGACCGCTCCTACGACCGGGGTTCGGGTGTCTACGAGCTCTGGGTGCAGCGCCAGGGGCAGGAGCTGATGCTGTTGCAGATCTCCGACGCGCTGCGGTTCGGCCAGATCTACCGGGCCGTGCAACGCGCCGTCGAACAGCACGGCGACCGCCCCTGA
- a CDS encoding ATP-binding cassette domain-containing protein: protein MSAVIEIAGLRKSFRNLRGDARVALDGFDMLVEAGQVHGFLGPNGSGKTTTLRTLLGLVRADAGRMLVLGEPAPERLPVVAPRFGAIVESPQFFGNFTGRRTLRLLATAGGVEPIRVDEVLERVGLRDRAEDRVKGYSLGMKQRLAVASALLKGPELLVLDEPANGLDPAGIREMRDLVRDLAAAGVTVLVSSHILAEIQLICDHVTIISRGRRVTAGTVGEVLAGFDRGEYLVRVDDQARATELVTATGHDVVTYPDHLVVSGVTDPAALTRVLGEQDLWVRELTPLTPDLESVFLELTGTLPHPGAPKQVDDSVLPQRADWDHDGPAAQIELGSTVGGGDAAATTDEGTKA, encoded by the coding sequence GTGAGCGCGGTCATCGAGATAGCGGGGCTGCGCAAGAGCTTCCGCAACCTGCGGGGCGATGCTCGGGTCGCGCTCGACGGCTTCGACATGCTGGTCGAGGCCGGACAGGTGCACGGCTTTCTGGGACCGAACGGATCGGGCAAGACGACCACCCTGCGTACGCTGCTCGGCCTGGTCCGGGCCGACGCCGGCCGGATGCTGGTGCTCGGCGAACCGGCGCCCGAGCGGCTGCCCGTGGTCGCGCCCCGGTTCGGCGCGATCGTGGAAAGCCCACAGTTCTTCGGCAACTTCACCGGCCGGCGCACGCTGCGGCTGCTCGCCACGGCCGGCGGGGTGGAGCCGATCCGGGTGGACGAGGTGCTCGAACGGGTCGGCCTGCGGGACCGTGCCGAGGACCGGGTCAAGGGTTACTCGCTCGGTATGAAGCAGCGGCTGGCGGTCGCCTCCGCCCTGCTCAAGGGTCCGGAGCTGCTGGTCCTGGACGAGCCGGCGAACGGGCTCGACCCGGCCGGGATCCGGGAGATGCGCGACCTGGTCCGGGATCTGGCCGCGGCCGGGGTCACCGTGCTGGTCTCCAGCCACATCCTGGCCGAGATTCAGCTCATCTGCGACCACGTGACGATCATTTCGCGCGGCCGGCGGGTCACCGCCGGGACCGTCGGCGAGGTGCTGGCCGGCTTCGACCGGGGCGAATATCTGGTACGGGTCGACGACCAGGCCCGCGCCACCGAGCTGGTCACGGCGACCGGGCACGACGTGGTCACGTACCCGGACCACCTGGTGGTGAGCGGGGTGACCGATCCGGCCGCGCTCACCCGCGTCCTGGGCGAGCAGGACCTCTGGGTACGCGAGCTGACCCCGCTCACCCCGGACCTGGAGAGCGTCTTCCTCGAACTCACCGGCACCCTGCCGCATCCCGGGGCGCCGAAGCAGGTGGACGACTCGGTGCTGCCGCAGCGCGCGGACTGGGACCACGACGGTCCGGCGGCGCAGATAGAACTCGGTTCCACCGTGGGCGGCGGGGACGCGGCGGCCACCACCGACGAGGGGACGAAGGCGTGA
- a CDS encoding YccF domain-containing protein, translating to MVRFILNILWLIFGSGFVLAIGYGIAALICFALVVTIPFGVASLRLAYYSLWPFGRTLTPKPGAGLGSGLANVLWVVLAGWWLALMHIVAGAALCVTIIGIPFGIANFKLVPAAFWPLGREVVEIDDLRRPTVAA from the coding sequence ATGGTGCGTTTCATCCTCAATATCCTCTGGCTCATCTTCGGCAGCGGTTTCGTGCTCGCCATCGGGTACGGCATCGCGGCGCTGATCTGCTTCGCGCTGGTCGTGACGATCCCGTTCGGGGTGGCGTCGCTGCGGCTGGCCTACTACTCCCTCTGGCCGTTCGGTCGGACGCTCACCCCGAAGCCCGGCGCGGGGCTGGGATCGGGCCTGGCGAACGTCCTCTGGGTCGTGCTGGCCGGTTGGTGGCTGGCGCTGATGCACATCGTGGCCGGCGCGGCGCTCTGCGTGACCATCATCGGGATCCCGTTCGGGATCGCCAACTTCAAGCTCGTACCGGCGGCGTTCTGGCCGCTCGGGCGTGAGGTGGTCGAGATCGACGACCTGCGGCGTCCGACCGTGGCGGCCTAG
- a CDS encoding ribokinase: protein MNRPRVVVVGSANMDLVAMTPVLPAAGETVLGTDFVMVPGGKGANQAIAATRAGASGVFLGAIGSDSFGVTLKARIAASGVDTGQLRVVYGASGVAVVTVDAAGENTVVVAPGANAAFTGLTEPELSAVRRADVLVAQLEIPLETVLEAARAARAAGTRVVLNAAPARELPAELLGLVDLLVVNEGEALAISGVGREDPGALLAAVPRAVLTLGAAGAWYGDRDGTDARIPAFPIDAVDSTGAGDAFTGALAVAWGEGRDLVDAVRWACAAGAACARQVGASASLPRRDEIDTLYATGAGSDPTA from the coding sequence ATGAACCGGCCCCGGGTTGTCGTCGTCGGCAGCGCCAACATGGATCTGGTCGCCATGACGCCGGTGCTGCCCGCCGCCGGGGAGACGGTGCTCGGCACCGATTTTGTGATGGTGCCCGGCGGCAAGGGCGCCAACCAGGCGATCGCCGCCACCCGTGCCGGTGCGTCCGGCGTCTTCCTCGGCGCGATCGGCTCGGACTCGTTCGGCGTGACGCTCAAGGCCCGGATCGCCGCCTCCGGCGTCGACACAGGTCAACTGCGCGTGGTGTACGGCGCCTCCGGTGTCGCGGTGGTCACCGTCGACGCCGCCGGGGAGAACACGGTGGTGGTCGCGCCGGGCGCGAACGCCGCGTTCACCGGGCTGACCGAACCGGAGCTTTCCGCCGTACGCCGGGCGGACGTGCTGGTCGCGCAGCTGGAGATCCCGCTCGAAACGGTGCTCGAAGCGGCCCGTGCGGCCCGTGCGGCCGGCACCCGGGTGGTGCTGAACGCCGCCCCGGCCCGGGAACTCCCGGCCGAGCTGCTCGGGCTGGTGGACCTGCTCGTGGTCAACGAGGGTGAGGCGCTGGCGATCAGCGGGGTCGGGCGGGAGGATCCGGGAGCGCTGCTGGCTGCCGTACCCCGGGCGGTCCTGACCCTCGGCGCGGCCGGTGCCTGGTACGGCGACCGGGACGGCACCGACGCCCGCATCCCGGCGTTCCCGATCGACGCGGTCGACTCGACCGGGGCCGGGGACGCCTTCACCGGCGCGCTCGCCGTGGCCTGGGGCGAGGGGCGGGACCTGGTCGACGCGGTCCGCTGGGCCTGTGCCGCCGGTGCGGCCTGCGCCCGTCAGGTCGGCGCCTCCGCCTCGCTGCCCCGCCGGGACGAGATCGACACCCTGTACGCCACTGGCGCGGGGTCAGATCCGACGGCTTGA